The Sporomusaceae bacterium FL31 sequence TGTTGAAAGTTCGCCTTCCGGGATAAACCTCCGACAACAAGGCATTTGCTCAATTTTGCCACAACAACGTTTTCGGGGCATTCTATCTCTCCTTCATCGAAATGGGCATATGCCCATTTAAATTATACCCTTAATTTTCTTAAACATACAAGATGATTTTAAAAATTAACCAACTAGAGCACAAAAATTATTCTACTTACTATGATTGAATTTGACATAGAAGGTCGTCCCTTGCGCCGAAGTGTCGATAGCGATCTGGGCTGCATGGCGCTCAGCCACCCGGTAGCATACTGGCAAGCCTAAGCCAGTACCACTCTCTTTGGTAGTAAGAAACGGTGTACCAAGCTTATCTAACATTTCTGCAGGAATTCCTGTTCCGGTATCGCGGATGACTAACACGATTGCTCCCGGTTCAGCATAAGTCCGAATCGTTACTTGACCCGCGCTGGTCATGGCTTCAAAGCCGTTCCGCACCAGATTAAGAATGAGCTGTCTGATTTCCTTTTGGTCAAAACAACTATTGGGGATGTCAGTCAGTTCAAGCTGGACATCATGCCCTAACCGGAAGCCATCCGCCTGAAGCAGTGGAAACAAAGGCCTAATAATATCATTTAAATTGCAGCACTCCATATCCAACGACTTGTTTTTCGCTAAGGAAAGAAATTCCGTAATAATGGAATTGGCGCGGTCCAGCTCCTCAATCATGGTATGGAATTGCTCTTGGTATTCACGGAATTTTCCTTTATAAGAAAAGACCTGGAGATAGCCGCGGACAGTAGTCAACGGATTGCGCACTTCATGGCCAATACCAGCAGCCATCTCACCAAGAGTATGCAGGCTGTCAAACCGGGCCAGTTCTTCTTCGATTTTTCGCTTTTCAGTAATATCACGATTGATGGCAAAAACCGCTGCAACCTTTCCGCTGACATCTTTATTGATGGTCCAATGACTCTTGACCACCACTCGCCGTCCGTCTTTACAGCTGTCAACTAACTCACCTTCCCAATAACCATGCTCTAACAATTCTTGCATATGTTTGTCCAGAGACTGCGGAAATTGAGTCTGAATTAAGTCCAGAATATTTTGTCCGAGCGCCTCAGCCTTAGACCAGCCATAGCTTTTCTCGGCACCACCATTCCAGAAAATAACGGTGCCCTCCATATCCCACATCATGATAGGATCCTGAACCAAATCAATCAATCGTGCTTGTTCTTTAATTTGGTTTTGGGCCAATCTTTGATCATGGATATCTTTCATGTAAACGGTAAGTCCATGTGGCGACGGATAAATGCTGATCTCAAGCCATTTTAGAATGGTTGGCGAAAAGGCAGTATAACAGACAGAAATTTGTTCAGCAAGCGCCTGTTCAAATTGAGCAGCAAACCCCCGTGAAGCTGGCAGTGCATCCCAAATCCGCTGTCCAACGACTACCGACCGATACATTTCTGCCATCTTGCTGTTAATATAAATAAACCGAAATTCCCTATCTAAAGCAAAGAAGAAGTCGGTAATGCGGTCCAAGGTTTGATGAACAGCCAACAATGCATTTTGCACGGCATCCTTCTCCTGCTCCAAGCCCTCACGCAGACCGATCACAGCGGCCCGCAGCGGCTGCAGTTCCGGCAGAGTAGTCAACTGCTCGAAATTGTCGGTCTTCTCCTCAATGCTGGCAGAAAAGGCTTTTAACTCTTGTCCAATGCTGTTAAAAGCCTTCTGCAATAAAAAGATTAATCCCAGCCAGGTTATGATTAAGATGACCAAATTTTGAGCCCAGGCAAAATAAATAGCCTGATTGATATCACCTAACTTAGCATTGACCCAAATATGCCCGATCATTTTGCCGTTAAAGCAAAGGGGATAAATCAAAGACATTGTCGGCTGCCCCCAGGTAGGTGACATGGCCCGCCTCTGTAATAGGAACTCTTGTTTATCATAGGCATTTAGAACCCACTGAGAAATTGGCCTGTTGAAGAGTTCCTGCCTGTAAGGATAATAGGCAATACGCTGCGTAGACATCCCGTAACCCATTCCATACTCAGGATAGCGCTGGGCTACCTCATCAATAATGGGCTGCAGCCTTTTATGCAGGAGCAGTAATTTTTCCTGTTCATTTGCAGACTGTGGGCTGTGTTTTAAAATACCTTCATAGGAGTCAGGAAAGCGCAGCTCGAGCGAAGCGGCAATTCTCAATAACATTTGCTCTTTTTCGGCAATAATTCGATCCCGGCTATTGTTGGCATTCATCCACCCAAATAAAATCATTGGTATTGTAATGATCATTGTAGCTAAAATACACGTCTTTTGGGCCAAAACACTTGAATTCATAGTTCTCCTAAATTACATAAAATACAGTTTATGCGTACTTTTGTATGAGTGCATTATACTATAGCTCGCATGTCGAAATTTGATTTATTATGATTTTCGTAATTATGTTAATTGGATTGAGTTGTTTTTGGACAAAAAAAGCAGCCGAACATGTGCATTCAAGTGAATACACATGTTCGGCTGTGATGCAATTCGATTCACTAACGTTTATGCCGACCAACAAGCGCGGCCAGACGAGCGGCCAATTCAGCCGTCAAAGCCTCTTTACGGCA is a genomic window containing:
- a CDS encoding ATPase, translating into MNSSVLAQKTCILATMIITIPMILFGWMNANNSRDRIIAEKEQMLLRIAASLELRFPDSYEGILKHSPQSANEQEKLLLLHKRLQPIIDEVAQRYPEYGMGYGMSTQRIAYYPYRQELFNRPISQWVLNAYDKQEFLLQRRAMSPTWGQPTMSLIYPLCFNGKMIGHIWVNAKLGDINQAIYFAWAQNLVILIITWLGLIFLLQKAFNSIGQELKAFSASIEEKTDNFEQLTTLPELQPLRAAVIGLREGLEQEKDAVQNALLAVHQTLDRITDFFFALDREFRFIYINSKMAEMYRSVVVGQRIWDALPASRGFAAQFEQALAEQISVCYTAFSPTILKWLEISIYPSPHGLTVYMKDIHDQRLAQNQIKEQARLIDLVQDPIMMWDMEGTVIFWNGGAEKSYGWSKAEALGQNILDLIQTQFPQSLDKHMQELLEHGYWEGELVDSCKDGRRVVVKSHWTINKDVSGKVAAVFAINRDITEKRKIEEELARFDSLHTLGEMAAGIGHEVRNPLTTVRGYLQVFSYKGKFREYQEQFHTMIEELDRANSIITEFLSLAKNKSLDMECCNLNDIIRPLFPLLQADGFRLGHDVQLELTDIPNSCFDQKEIRQLILNLVRNGFEAMTSAGQVTIRTYAEPGAIVLVIRDTGTGIPAEMLDKLGTPFLTTKESGTGLGLPVCYRVAERHAAQIAIDTSAQGTTFYVKFNHSK